The Verrucomicrobium spinosum DSM 4136 = JCM 18804 genome includes a region encoding these proteins:
- a CDS encoding beta strand repeat-containing protein encodes MVSFQTACIQAAEHTWMGSTGTWSQEYNWPLTVIPTSNNATELAFGGSSSYTTTNDLGNFVLSQIDFQNTSGTVNIASAAGTNALELTASPAPATPSINVSAGGNATLSAAVTWRTNGQVNHNGSGTLLFSGTQAYTNGTKVTYVNGGTGTLTLADSITYGSSGSGTGLVLNLINNSATTFLNIGDMGALGNVTFNIGGTGTVRFNGSSADDLFSGSAVLNVLAGATFDFGNNGETMGAISGAGNIKQTAGITSTLAGYYLYSGVLSGTGGIAVGGGNTTLVLAGAASTYTGATTITSGRLIVSANALSGSAGALGNATSDVLVGNTSGAGNSALLIDTAGVTIGRNVRLQSGNTGNPIVGGINISGTVTYSGNIILGTNSAAAKGLILTSTAGGAVAITGGIQRATGTTNNADTLTINGSGTIILSGNNTFTGTTTVNGGTLSLDYTTNNTDKLSSTASLILSGGSLSLQGSQTGGTIQYVTGLVLGNDTRLSGGGGRLTLGSGQDQHVTLNVGEITRTVGSSIDFSTVSNGAGIATINTTTQNNSAGILGGYATFQGNDWAVNDGSGSIARLAASSYTTNFGSGLHTSLAGNTAITSGGATTHSLRITGGSTITFNATTPGSLILENGGILMASGVGNTTIGSTTTRGTLAATGGELFVHQQSTAGTLTIHSNLLAANLTNLTKTGNGTLVLTGTSTYTGATYINGGTVSVSAAGNLGAATADIFINGGTINLTAGSLGTLNAANRVITIGTTGATFNLSVNQALEGAGLTGTGTLTLTGPGVLIVGTSGSTFTGDIVIKNGTLRMNSPQFDDVASITVESGGTYNIDDDGADSFPIIVGGRIYVNGDGFNNTGAIRLSDQSTTNYGKDPTSIIANEVVLQTLARIQVDNGTAVGSLSTLRITGNISGPGGLVKSGNGILAVSSRSNTYGGITRVENGILRTDAGNDRLPTGTSVILGSGSNSGALQLNGFSQTIAGISTQGTGNRNAVIGGSTTSTSILQINSEDHQAYDGSLGGTGSGTGTSDNGANNNLALIKDGASLLVLSHANTYTGQTNIVRGTVVLGDVHALGGAGSSLASDHGGTTVQSGAVLDLNGQTGIQEVITLSGSGINNNGALVNNGSTPVRIGTGVAALGVNTVTSTGWSASTTVSISPPPAGGTAATATANLGLSNSSFSITNGGTGFSLTNRVATVTGGGGTGAVVVPILGVTTASYTITSGTTTYSVAPTVTLNGGATAIANLDGSGRVVSITITNPGSGFTDTPTLSFTGGTVLVAGTNPTGAGNASNFRVTGINVVNPGTGYISLPAITIGGGTGATATAVDGNFILNGFVITDHGNGYTEAPSVTISGGNAVANAHLTTVELAADSTIGGSGDIVVEPQISGSYGLTKTGSSTLTLAGANTYAGNTAVGSGILLATNTTGSATGKGSVLVQSGAALGGTGTVGFGPNMSDPGFPVINITVEAGARLFVGTTHNANAASGGSASTLTLKSGGYGQISSGYITLNGTVQFDIFDRTAGANDSSHNDRLVLVSAYDVILGGTLEVRDVTGTSATWQAGDSWQLIDWTQVIYPDHTYSYFDTFLLPTLNGSLEWDTSELYTQGIISIVVVPEPSRLILLAITSMALLMRRRRR; translated from the coding sequence ATGGTGTCTTTTCAGACGGCCTGCATCCAGGCGGCAGAGCACACCTGGATGGGTTCCACCGGCACGTGGAGCCAGGAGTACAACTGGCCCCTGACGGTGATCCCGACAAGCAACAACGCAACTGAACTCGCGTTTGGCGGATCCTCCAGCTACACCACGACGAACGATCTTGGAAATTTTGTATTAAGCCAAATCGACTTCCAAAACACGTCGGGCACCGTCAACATTGCGAGCGCTGCTGGTACCAATGCGCTCGAACTCACCGCCTCACCTGCACCGGCCACACCTTCCATCAACGTAAGCGCGGGTGGCAATGCGACCCTCTCCGCAGCGGTCACCTGGCGCACCAACGGTCAGGTCAACCACAACGGTTCTGGAACCCTCCTCTTTTCCGGCACGCAGGCCTACACCAACGGCACCAAGGTGACTTATGTCAACGGAGGCACCGGTACCCTCACCCTCGCGGACTCCATCACCTACGGCAGCAGCGGTTCGGGCACCGGCCTCGTCCTCAATCTCATCAACAACAGCGCCACCACCTTCCTCAACATTGGGGACATGGGGGCACTTGGCAACGTGACCTTCAATATTGGGGGCACAGGCACCGTTCGCTTCAACGGCTCCAGTGCTGACGACCTCTTCTCAGGTTCCGCCGTGCTGAATGTCCTCGCCGGAGCCACGTTCGACTTCGGCAACAACGGAGAGACCATGGGCGCCATCTCCGGGGCTGGCAACATCAAGCAGACAGCCGGCATCACCTCCACCCTCGCGGGTTATTACCTGTACTCCGGTGTCCTGAGCGGCACCGGAGGCATTGCAGTGGGAGGAGGGAACACCACCCTGGTCCTGGCCGGTGCAGCCAGCACCTACACTGGAGCCACCACGATCACATCGGGCCGGCTCATTGTCAGCGCCAACGCCTTGAGTGGCTCCGCAGGAGCTTTGGGCAACGCCACCAGCGACGTACTCGTGGGGAACACATCCGGTGCGGGCAATTCCGCCCTGTTGATCGATACCGCAGGCGTCACCATTGGCCGGAACGTCCGCCTGCAGTCTGGAAATACCGGAAACCCCATCGTGGGCGGCATCAACATCAGTGGCACCGTCACCTACAGCGGTAACATCATCTTGGGCACGAATAGCGCCGCGGCCAAAGGCCTGATTCTAACCTCTACAGCAGGTGGCGCCGTAGCCATCACTGGCGGCATACAGCGCGCCACAGGAACCACCAACAATGCCGATACCCTCACGATTAACGGCAGCGGCACGATCATCCTCAGTGGCAACAACACCTTCACCGGCACCACCACGGTCAACGGCGGCACCCTCAGCCTCGACTACACCACAAACAACACGGACAAGCTCAGCAGCACGGCTTCCCTCATTCTGAGCGGCGGCTCACTTAGTCTTCAAGGCAGCCAGACCGGTGGCACCATCCAGTACGTGACCGGGCTGGTTTTGGGCAATGACACCCGGCTCTCAGGCGGAGGAGGTCGGCTCACCCTTGGCTCTGGCCAGGATCAACACGTCACGCTGAATGTCGGTGAAATCACCCGCACCGTGGGCAGCTCCATTGATTTTTCCACCGTCAGCAATGGTGCCGGCATTGCGACAATCAACACCACAACGCAAAACAACTCCGCAGGCATCCTTGGCGGATACGCCACCTTCCAAGGCAATGACTGGGCCGTGAACGATGGCTCCGGCAGCATCGCCCGACTGGCTGCCAGCAGTTACACCACCAATTTTGGTTCAGGTCTGCACACCAGCCTCGCGGGCAACACCGCGATCACAAGCGGGGGCGCCACCACTCATTCCCTACGTATCACCGGTGGATCCACCATCACATTCAACGCTACGACGCCCGGAAGCCTGATCCTGGAAAACGGTGGCATTCTCATGGCTTCAGGTGTGGGCAACACCACCATCGGTAGCACGACCACCCGTGGCACCCTCGCGGCGACGGGTGGAGAACTCTTTGTCCATCAGCAGAGCACCGCCGGCACGCTCACGATCCATTCCAATCTACTTGCAGCAAACCTCACCAACCTGACAAAAACCGGCAACGGCACCCTCGTTCTCACCGGAACCAGCACTTACACCGGTGCCACCTATATCAATGGCGGCACCGTCTCCGTCTCCGCCGCAGGCAACCTCGGAGCCGCCACGGCTGACATCTTCATCAACGGTGGCACCATCAACCTCACAGCGGGATCGCTCGGCACCCTCAACGCGGCCAACCGGGTCATCACCATCGGCACCACAGGGGCCACCTTCAACTTGTCAGTAAATCAGGCCCTGGAAGGGGCCGGACTCACTGGCACCGGCACGCTGACCTTGACCGGGCCAGGAGTACTGATCGTCGGCACATCCGGAAGCACATTCACAGGGGACATTGTCATCAAAAACGGCACCCTGCGCATGAACAGTCCGCAGTTCGATGATGTCGCCTCCATCACGGTCGAGTCTGGAGGCACCTATAACATCGATGATGATGGAGCCGATAGCTTCCCCATCATTGTGGGGGGGCGCATTTACGTCAACGGCGATGGCTTCAACAACACGGGTGCCATTCGACTGAGCGACCAGTCCACCACCAACTACGGCAAGGACCCCACCTCCATCATTGCCAATGAGGTAGTGCTCCAGACGCTGGCCCGCATCCAGGTGGACAACGGGACTGCTGTTGGCAGCCTCTCCACACTCCGCATCACCGGAAACATCAGTGGTCCGGGCGGCCTCGTGAAGTCAGGCAATGGCATTCTGGCCGTCAGTTCCCGCAGCAACACCTATGGCGGCATCACCCGTGTTGAAAATGGGATTCTCCGCACCGACGCAGGCAATGACCGCCTGCCAACAGGCACCAGCGTCATCCTCGGTTCAGGATCCAATTCCGGAGCACTGCAGTTGAATGGATTCTCCCAGACGATCGCCGGAATCAGCACCCAAGGCACCGGCAACCGCAATGCTGTCATCGGAGGCAGCACCACCAGCACCAGCATCCTCCAGATCAACAGCGAGGACCATCAAGCCTACGACGGCTCCCTGGGCGGGACCGGTTCCGGAACAGGCACCAGCGACAACGGAGCCAACAACAACCTTGCCCTCATCAAGGACGGCGCGAGCCTGCTCGTCCTCAGCCATGCAAACACTTACACGGGGCAAACCAACATCGTTCGTGGCACCGTGGTGCTCGGGGATGTCCATGCGCTGGGCGGTGCCGGGTCATCTCTTGCCAGCGATCACGGCGGCACCACAGTGCAGTCCGGAGCCGTGCTGGATCTCAATGGCCAGACGGGAATCCAGGAAGTGATCACCCTGTCAGGTTCAGGAATCAACAACAACGGTGCCCTGGTGAACAATGGCTCCACTCCTGTGCGAATCGGCACCGGCGTGGCCGCACTGGGCGTCAACACAGTCACTTCCACCGGCTGGTCTGCAAGCACCACGGTCAGCATCTCCCCTCCCCCGGCTGGAGGCACCGCCGCCACTGCCACGGCCAACCTGGGACTGAGCAACTCCAGCTTTTCCATCACCAACGGAGGGACAGGATTCAGCCTCACGAATCGCGTCGCCACTGTAACTGGCGGCGGTGGCACAGGAGCTGTGGTCGTTCCCATTCTGGGTGTCACCACCGCTTCCTACACTATCACATCAGGAACCACCACCTACAGCGTGGCTCCCACTGTCACCCTTAACGGAGGGGCCACAGCCATCGCCAACCTGGACGGCTCTGGCCGTGTGGTCAGCATCACCATCACCAATCCCGGCAGCGGATTTACCGACACCCCCACCCTTTCATTTACGGGCGGGACAGTCCTCGTCGCCGGAACGAATCCCACTGGTGCTGGCAATGCGAGCAACTTCAGGGTCACTGGCATCAACGTGGTGAATCCCGGCACTGGTTACATCTCTTTGCCTGCCATCACCATCGGCGGAGGCACCGGTGCCACGGCCACTGCAGTGGATGGCAACTTCATCCTCAATGGCTTTGTCATCACTGACCATGGCAATGGATACACAGAGGCCCCTTCGGTCACCATCAGCGGCGGAAACGCCGTCGCCAACGCGCACCTGACCACAGTTGAGCTTGCCGCAGATTCGACGATTGGAGGCAGCGGAGACATCGTGGTCGAACCTCAGATTTCAGGCTCCTACGGTTTGACAAAGACCGGCAGCAGCACCCTGACACTGGCGGGTGCCAACACCTACGCTGGCAATACCGCGGTGGGCAGCGGCATCCTGCTTGCGACCAACACCACTGGTTCAGCGACCGGAAAAGGCTCCGTATTGGTTCAGAGCGGGGCGGCCCTGGGCGGTACGGGAACTGTCGGATTCGGCCCCAACATGTCTGACCCCGGCTTCCCGGTCATCAACATCACTGTCGAGGCAGGAGCACGCCTCTTTGTCGGCACCACCCACAACGCCAATGCAGCCTCAGGAGGTAGCGCCTCCACCCTCACCCTTAAAAGCGGGGGTTACGGTCAGATTTCCAGCGGCTACATCACCCTCAACGGCACGGTGCAATTCGACATCTTCGACCGAACTGCCGGGGCCAATGACAGCTCTCACAACGACCGTCTTGTTCTTGTCAGTGCGTATGATGTGATCCTTGGCGGCACGCTCGAGGTTCGCGATGTTACTGGCACCTCCGCCACCTGGCAGGCCGGTGACTCCTGGCAGCTCATTGACTGGACTCAGGTCATCTATCCAGACCATACCTACTCTTACTTCGACACCTTCCTCCTTCCCACCCTGAACGGAAGCCTCGAATGGGACACCAGCGAACTCTATACGCAGGGCATCATCAGCATCGTGGTCGTCCCTGAGCCTTCCCGCCTCATCCTCCTCGCCATCACCTCGATGGCTCTGCTGATGCGTCGCAGACGGCGCTAA
- a CDS encoding inverse autotransporter beta domain-containing protein: protein MNTSSPRTHHVGSRRAPWAQLLGSLVTATPLLALGFALGPAALAGPLDKNPVKNPNLVPVQENHPMYLGTVTSGVKTSDVYTEGNFSIVAPVFSTLGADATLSGDVIYLEPYTSSGEGGEIAASLGLGWRHLFGSQPVSALTRKDAPQASFLEEGFFVGANLFIDMLDTEANNQFWQLGVGIEAGTRYLEVRGNYYIPLSDKQLAEQTRTREILRNSSSRDTTTVSALSDPYATGNTVSQDVSYRTQRTTTTTTTTIERLFSRYEEGMEGWDTEVAVLVPGLDKYFDLRLIGGYYSFDNQPFGPQTGGTGNVEGWKAGVEVRPVPAVILTGTWYEDDRLTGSDWTAGVQLQLPFELGDLGDGKGFWGRIGDSFKPRRRHLAERLAEPVHRQNAAIKVANTVDVDTKTSTSVQKVTKVVSQTPGKIVLADDIVFVNNGGPVGNGIQAGDTFANGADGTAENPVDTLTEGAGLAAQNSLGTSRLWTVYTQGGTGIDYNDNAITAGMTRFTSSYLPIVGLDGRTFGGNTARPVLYGGIISYFGPTLIVEGYDFRNGILDFGIAIFGITTSNALIRHNLFSDIGESNFEEGAGAVTFYVQDEQPHQLVVENNEFRDVFNSIGLIAEGNLLTDTLNVTLDVRNNLFGGEGYALFATSAYGSGLVTTNFTNNEVTGDFSIPFIFWTEGNVTLNSTFANNIFTSSSEVEYMFGADVSDDSKFNLIVKNNQFLGDVWENQFDLYSYDQSTLTADIQNNLFSNEIDQLMYVEQHDDSTLAIHFAHNIVEAEFGRDVISLNVYGNSAGKLIAKFENNLFSGDFADDVIDAHLGDSASDGILDLTIAGNQFTDYIGDSAIDIFAWGDSTVNVKVYNNTVAEDAYIDSTFLEISAEETATIAVTQLDNNLIFGHVEYGFDFFKDAAATFSAFGTQNNLVTAPASSDILLNLGITGSFFVNGFEFPF from the coding sequence TTGAATACATCCTCCCCGCGCACTCATCATGTGGGTTCCAGGCGCGCCCCTTGGGCGCAGCTCCTGGGCTCGCTGGTCACCGCCACCCCGCTCCTCGCCCTTGGCTTTGCCTTGGGCCCGGCCGCCCTTGCAGGGCCTTTGGACAAAAACCCGGTCAAGAACCCGAACCTTGTGCCGGTCCAGGAGAATCATCCCATGTACTTGGGCACCGTCACTAGCGGGGTAAAGACCAGCGATGTGTACACGGAGGGCAACTTCTCCATCGTTGCCCCTGTTTTCAGCACCTTGGGTGCGGATGCCACCCTCTCCGGCGACGTCATTTACCTCGAGCCCTACACCTCCTCGGGTGAGGGTGGCGAGATCGCCGCCTCCCTCGGCCTGGGATGGCGTCACCTCTTCGGCTCCCAGCCCGTCTCCGCGCTCACCCGCAAGGATGCGCCTCAGGCCAGCTTTCTTGAAGAAGGCTTCTTCGTCGGAGCCAATCTCTTCATAGACATGCTCGATACAGAGGCCAACAACCAGTTCTGGCAGCTTGGTGTGGGCATCGAAGCCGGCACCCGCTACCTCGAAGTTCGCGGCAACTACTACATCCCCCTCTCCGACAAGCAGCTCGCCGAGCAGACCCGCACCCGCGAGATCCTGCGCAACTCCTCCAGTCGCGATACCACCACCGTCAGCGCCCTGAGCGACCCCTACGCCACGGGCAACACCGTGTCTCAGGACGTCTCCTACCGGACGCAGCGCACGACGACGACCACCACCACCACCATCGAGCGACTCTTCAGCCGCTATGAAGAAGGCATGGAAGGCTGGGACACGGAGGTAGCCGTACTCGTACCCGGGCTCGACAAATACTTCGACCTCCGCCTCATCGGCGGCTACTACAGCTTTGACAACCAGCCCTTCGGCCCGCAGACCGGCGGCACCGGCAATGTGGAAGGCTGGAAGGCGGGCGTGGAAGTCCGTCCCGTCCCCGCCGTGATCCTCACCGGCACCTGGTACGAGGACGACCGCCTCACCGGCAGCGACTGGACCGCTGGTGTCCAGCTTCAGCTTCCCTTCGAGTTGGGGGATCTGGGCGATGGCAAGGGTTTCTGGGGCCGCATTGGCGACTCCTTCAAGCCCCGTCGGCGCCACCTCGCCGAGCGCCTGGCTGAGCCCGTGCATCGCCAGAATGCCGCCATCAAGGTCGCCAACACCGTGGATGTGGACACGAAAACCTCCACCAGTGTGCAGAAGGTCACCAAGGTAGTCTCACAGACCCCGGGCAAGATCGTTCTGGCTGATGACATCGTCTTCGTGAACAACGGAGGCCCAGTGGGCAACGGTATCCAGGCTGGCGACACCTTTGCAAACGGAGCCGACGGCACGGCGGAGAATCCCGTCGATACCCTAACTGAAGGTGCTGGCCTCGCTGCTCAAAACAGCCTTGGCACCTCCCGCCTCTGGACCGTGTACACTCAGGGTGGCACAGGCATTGACTATAACGACAATGCCATAACCGCCGGAATGACCCGCTTCACCAGCAGCTACCTGCCCATCGTCGGGTTGGACGGCCGCACCTTCGGCGGCAATACAGCCCGCCCCGTGCTCTATGGCGGTATCATCTCCTACTTTGGCCCGACCCTCATCGTGGAAGGCTATGACTTCCGCAACGGCATCCTAGATTTCGGCATAGCCATTTTCGGCATCACCACTTCCAACGCCCTCATCCGTCACAACCTCTTCTCCGACATCGGAGAATCCAATTTTGAGGAGGGAGCAGGTGCTGTCACCTTCTACGTGCAAGACGAACAGCCGCATCAGTTGGTGGTGGAGAACAACGAATTCCGTGATGTGTTCAACTCGATCGGCCTCATTGCCGAGGGTAACTTGCTCACCGACACACTGAACGTCACCCTCGACGTACGAAACAACCTGTTTGGGGGGGAGGGCTACGCTCTCTTTGCCACAAGTGCCTACGGCTCCGGCTTGGTCACGACCAACTTCACAAACAACGAGGTCACCGGCGACTTCTCCATTCCTTTCATCTTCTGGACCGAGGGCAATGTCACGCTGAATTCCACCTTCGCGAACAACATTTTCACCTCCTCCAGTGAGGTGGAATACATGTTCGGGGCTGATGTATCGGACGATTCCAAGTTCAACCTCATCGTGAAGAACAACCAGTTCCTCGGCGATGTCTGGGAAAACCAATTTGATCTCTATTCCTACGACCAATCTACCCTCACCGCAGACATCCAAAACAACCTATTCTCGAATGAGATCGATCAGTTGATGTATGTCGAGCAGCATGATGACTCCACTCTCGCCATCCATTTTGCCCACAACATTGTGGAGGCTGAGTTCGGCAGGGATGTCATCTCACTCAATGTTTACGGGAACTCTGCTGGGAAGCTGATCGCCAAGTTCGAGAACAACCTCTTCAGTGGCGACTTCGCGGACGACGTCATCGACGCCCATTTGGGTGACTCCGCATCAGACGGCATTCTGGATCTGACCATCGCTGGCAACCAGTTTACCGACTACATCGGTGACTCCGCCATCGACATCTTCGCGTGGGGCGACAGCACCGTGAACGTCAAGGTATACAACAACACCGTAGCAGAAGACGCCTACATTGATTCGACCTTCCTCGAGATCTCCGCTGAAGAGACAGCTACAATCGCGGTCACCCAACTCGACAACAACCTGATCTTTGGTCATGTGGAATACGGGTTCGACTTCTTCAAGGATGCGGCCGCCACCTTCTCTGCATTCGGCACGCAGAACAACCTCGTGACTGCCCCCGCATCCAGCGACATCCTGTTGAACCTCGGGATCACGGGCAGCTTCTTTGTCAACGGATTCGAATTTCCGTTCTAG
- a CDS encoding metallophosphoesterase family protein, producing the protein MRIRVLSDLHREFGPTAIPPLEAEVDLVVLAGDIATKQNGLPWIREFCGRTPTAYVCGNHEFYGDRYPRVIERLQEATQGTPVHVLENGFFELQGWFVYGCTLWTDLSLLGPWQEGAALAAEKMNDYKRVRNSRVGYRKLRPVDTRAAHLESVRKMRAFFESHDARRTVVVTHHAPSLLSLPEHGRARPISCAYASQLDELVLEHQPRLWIHGHIHHNNDYWIGKPRVLANPQAYPQDVNAGFQPGLVVEVEGT; encoded by the coding sequence ATGCGCATACGAGTGTTGAGCGACTTACACCGCGAGTTTGGTCCGACGGCGATTCCTCCCTTGGAAGCGGAGGTGGATTTGGTGGTGCTTGCCGGGGACATCGCGACCAAACAAAATGGGCTGCCATGGATTCGTGAGTTTTGTGGCAGGACGCCAACGGCGTATGTATGCGGGAATCACGAGTTCTATGGCGACAGGTATCCGCGGGTGATTGAGCGCCTGCAAGAGGCAACCCAGGGGACCCCTGTGCACGTGTTGGAGAATGGCTTTTTTGAACTGCAGGGGTGGTTCGTGTACGGCTGCACCCTCTGGACGGACCTTTCTCTCCTGGGGCCGTGGCAGGAAGGGGCCGCACTGGCGGCGGAGAAGATGAATGACTACAAGCGGGTGCGGAACTCCCGGGTGGGATATAGGAAATTGCGCCCGGTGGACACGCGTGCGGCGCATCTGGAAAGCGTGAGGAAGATGCGGGCCTTTTTTGAGTCGCATGATGCACGCCGCACCGTGGTAGTGACGCATCACGCCCCGTCCCTGCTCTCCCTGCCGGAACATGGACGGGCGAGGCCGATCAGCTGCGCCTATGCCTCACAACTGGATGAACTCGTGCTGGAGCACCAGCCGAGGTTGTGGATTCATGGGCATATCCACCACAACAATGACTACTGGATTGGAAAGCCCCGGGTTCTGGCAAATCCTCAAGCTTACCCGCAGGATGTGAATGCGGGGTTTCAGCCCGGGTTGGTGGTGGAAGTCGAGGGAACCTGA
- the pssA gene encoding CDP-diacylglycerol--serine O-phosphatidyltransferase — MSTSPTDDRDREPRIYVLPNLMTAGNLLCGFMAILHIVGRFQPDTGHQRYMWAIGFILVACLFDLLDGRLARLSGQSSDFGREFDSLADIVSFGMAPALLVHDIVLAEFEKTFSGLGWLIACIYLVCGAMRLARFNCLAAIETETGKKSSTSFRGCPIPAAAGVIVSLTMTLMWLDGMDREIGKWKYTLPALMVLLSYLMVSSLEYPSFKSINWRTRRSFHWVLISIIVLAFTVKAWQWMPTVLFVSYLLYGLVRPWISRKWRREIEDTSDGEIETDGEGNTFNSETEAVARVKSDK; from the coding sequence ATGTCCACGTCCCCCACCGACGATCGCGACCGCGAACCTCGCATTTACGTTCTGCCAAATCTCATGACGGCAGGGAACCTCCTCTGCGGGTTCATGGCCATCCTCCATATTGTCGGCCGTTTCCAGCCGGACACTGGTCATCAGCGGTACATGTGGGCCATTGGGTTCATCCTTGTCGCCTGTTTGTTCGACCTCCTCGATGGCCGCCTGGCCCGTCTCAGCGGTCAGAGTTCTGACTTCGGCCGTGAGTTTGACTCCCTGGCGGACATCGTCTCCTTCGGCATGGCACCCGCGCTCCTGGTGCACGACATTGTGCTGGCTGAGTTTGAGAAAACGTTCAGCGGGCTCGGCTGGCTCATTGCCTGCATCTACCTCGTCTGCGGTGCCATGCGACTCGCACGGTTCAACTGTTTGGCGGCCATCGAGACTGAAACTGGGAAAAAGTCTTCCACCTCCTTTCGCGGCTGCCCCATTCCGGCCGCGGCTGGCGTCATCGTCTCGCTCACGATGACCCTCATGTGGTTGGACGGCATGGACCGCGAAATCGGAAAGTGGAAGTACACCCTGCCCGCCCTCATGGTTCTGCTCTCCTACCTCATGGTCAGCAGCCTGGAGTACCCCAGCTTCAAGTCCATCAACTGGCGCACACGTCGCTCCTTCCACTGGGTGCTCATCAGCATCATCGTCCTCGCTTTCACCGTGAAGGCCTGGCAGTGGATGCCCACCGTCCTCTTTGTCTCCTACCTTCTTTACGGCCTCGTCCGTCCCTGGATATCCCGCAAATGGCGCCGCGAGATCGAAGACACCAGCGATGGGGAAATCGAAACCGACGGCGAGGGAAACACCTTCAACAGCGAGACAGAAGCCGTAGCCCGAGTGAAAAGTGATAAGTAA
- a CDS encoding rhodanese-like domain-containing protein encodes MSTATVADPVSSDVVAELPPLSGATKMGALLESYPGAQRALFAKYHIGGCRSCGFQPGETLAEVCARNENIPVEEAVAFIQESYQSDASLQITPEDLVKLREVSPNTKLLDVRSREEHEAVAIPGSHLVSQELIQVIFDQWNKTDPVVIYDHQGNSAMDAAAYFLGHGFVETKCLKGGIDAYSLDVDPSIPRYRLEIED; translated from the coding sequence ATGAGCACCGCGACTGTCGCCGATCCTGTTTCCTCTGATGTTGTAGCTGAGCTGCCGCCGCTGAGCGGGGCAACCAAGATGGGAGCGCTGCTGGAATCCTACCCGGGGGCGCAGCGGGCACTCTTTGCGAAGTATCACATCGGCGGATGCCGGAGTTGCGGCTTCCAGCCGGGGGAGACGCTGGCGGAGGTGTGTGCCCGCAACGAAAACATTCCGGTCGAGGAGGCCGTTGCCTTCATTCAGGAAAGTTACCAGAGCGATGCAAGCCTGCAAATCACCCCAGAGGACTTGGTGAAGCTGCGCGAGGTGAGCCCGAACACGAAGCTGCTGGATGTGCGCTCCCGCGAGGAGCACGAGGCGGTGGCCATCCCCGGCTCTCATCTGGTCTCGCAGGAACTCATTCAGGTGATCTTTGACCAGTGGAACAAGACCGACCCTGTGGTGATCTATGACCACCAGGGAAACAGTGCGATGGATGCGGCCGCGTACTTCCTGGGTCATGGCTTCGTGGAGACGAAGTGCCTGAAGGGCGGGATCGATGCCTACAGCCTGGATGTGGACCCCAGCATCCCGCGGTATCGCTTGGAAATCGAGGACTAG
- a CDS encoding iron-sulfur cluster scaffold-like protein, producing MNEEVLQDALANPQNVGEIPDADAVGTVGSPDCGDMVRMWIKYKEQDGKKVIDKATFQSFGCQTAIAVASLATQLIKGKTREEALDLSAEELSKPLGPLPPMKIHCGQMVEGALKAALEAETAEKAHVRPEASPTANAPVEQAPTLHDALAAAGKKQAAKIKIVKF from the coding sequence ATGAACGAAGAAGTTTTGCAGGACGCTCTGGCCAACCCCCAGAATGTGGGGGAGATCCCGGATGCGGATGCTGTGGGCACCGTGGGCAGCCCAGACTGTGGGGACATGGTGCGCATGTGGATCAAATACAAGGAGCAGGACGGCAAGAAGGTCATCGACAAGGCGACTTTCCAGAGCTTCGGCTGCCAGACGGCGATCGCGGTTGCGAGTCTGGCGACTCAGCTCATCAAGGGCAAGACGCGGGAGGAGGCGCTCGATCTGAGTGCTGAAGAACTCTCCAAGCCGCTCGGGCCTCTGCCGCCGATGAAGATCCACTGTGGGCAGATGGTGGAAGGGGCTCTGAAGGCGGCCCTGGAAGCGGAAACGGCAGAGAAAGCCCACGTGCGCCCTGAGGCGTCCCCAACGGCGAACGCTCCCGTAGAACAAGCTCCGACACTGCACGATGCCCTGGCAGCGGCCGGCAAAAAGCAGGCTGCCAAGATTAAGATCGTGAAGTTCTAG